A DNA window from Bdellovibrio sp. BCCA contains the following coding sequences:
- a CDS encoding transglutaminase-like domain-containing protein: protein MTKKPKRIYLTSLQQPDLLGNIAHLPFDPLKNKEVEKLRSYTKIEKIFSKHETDFVQALKIAKFTSEAWGHDGFNSNPKKQDALTILKLADKGASFACVQFASVFVQLCQSVGIPARVLNVRTKHPDLGSSGHGHVTAEYFDNQLCKWVWIDPQIHAYALNRNTPLSYNELAELIVTGKNPTIKFTERTLTYIKNNKAHLKLLKNFVRRYIWSTRIGGLKSFYSKQSHLKNIGCKRNGVQPAITFQGFADKSPTYFQREIFDAPLNACHIQFETKAPRKLVNWKDLQDYKDRAYLNFAKPEVTMILKNSMPWFESYIVIINGNKKILKTYEITIKLRDGLNTIQVQAMNGYKRCGPMTTAEIRYDNRYKNVKSYW from the coding sequence ATGACTAAGAAACCCAAAAGAATTTATCTTACTTCTCTTCAACAACCTGACTTACTGGGTAATATTGCCCACCTGCCGTTTGATCCTCTGAAAAATAAGGAAGTTGAGAAGCTTCGATCTTATACTAAGATTGAAAAGATTTTTTCAAAGCACGAAACCGATTTTGTTCAGGCACTTAAAATTGCGAAATTCACTTCAGAGGCTTGGGGGCATGATGGGTTTAATTCTAATCCTAAAAAGCAAGATGCTCTGACCATTCTGAAATTGGCCGACAAGGGAGCGTCTTTTGCGTGCGTGCAGTTTGCATCCGTATTTGTACAGCTTTGCCAGAGCGTAGGAATTCCAGCGCGTGTTCTGAATGTCAGAACGAAACATCCTGATTTGGGTTCCTCCGGGCACGGACATGTGACAGCGGAGTATTTCGACAATCAACTTTGTAAATGGGTATGGATCGATCCTCAAATTCATGCATATGCTCTAAACAGAAACACTCCCCTCAGTTATAACGAACTTGCGGAACTCATTGTTACTGGCAAAAATCCGACCATTAAATTTACTGAGCGCACGCTGACTTATATCAAGAACAACAAAGCTCATCTAAAGTTACTAAAGAACTTTGTGAGAAGATATATTTGGTCGACGCGAATCGGTGGCTTGAAATCATTTTATTCAAAACAGTCGCATCTAAAAAATATCGGCTGCAAAAGAAACGGCGTACAACCAGCAATCACTTTTCAAGGATTTGCAGATAAATCTCCAACTTATTTTCAACGCGAGATCTTTGATGCGCCTTTGAATGCTTGTCATATTCAGTTTGAAACGAAAGCACCCCGAAAATTGGTGAACTGGAAAGATCTGCAAGACTATAAAGATCGCGCTTATTTGAATTTTGCAAAACCGGAAGTCACGATGATTTTGAAGAACAGCATGCCGTGGTTTGAATCCTATATCGTGATTATCAATGGAAATAAAAAGATTTTAAAGACCTATGAGATCACCATCAAACTTCGTGATGGCTTGAATACTATTCAAGTACAAGCAATGAATGGCTACAAACGCTGTGGCCCCATGACCACTGCTGAAATTCGCTATGACAATCGTTATAAGAACGTGAAGAGTTATTGGTAA
- a CDS encoding acyl-CoA thioesterase — protein sequence MSEARYKVTVREHHVDSYGHINNATYLELYEEARWELITPRGYGFSEIHKLKKGPVILEVNLKFLKEIRLRENITITTKLVNYKGKIGQMLQQMVKEDGTVASEALFTFGLFDMVARKLIEPTPEWKKALDME from the coding sequence ATGTCAGAAGCTAGATACAAAGTCACTGTTCGTGAACATCATGTGGATTCTTATGGGCATATCAACAACGCCACATATTTGGAATTGTACGAGGAAGCCCGTTGGGAATTAATCACACCGCGAGGTTATGGCTTTAGCGAAATTCACAAATTGAAAAAGGGTCCCGTGATTTTAGAAGTGAATCTGAAATTCTTAAAAGAAATCCGCCTTCGCGAAAACATCACAATCACAACAAAGCTTGTGAATTACAAGGGCAAGATCGGCCAAATGCTTCAACAAATGGTAAAAGAAGACGGCACAGTCGCGAGCGAAGCTCTTTTCACCTTTGGCTTGTTTGACATGGTAGCAAGAAAATTAATCGAACCGACACCAGAGTGGAAAAAAGCTTTGGATATGGAATAA
- the phnE gene encoding phosphonate ABC transporter, permease protein PhnE, whose amino-acid sequence MIFRRTIFDGILFAFLLAVLAVALFVSSEEQLLNLQLVSLISVAFFAVGCGISVLLRKNKVTTLGDVLFKTAAPTLADKAWYRRFWGWQLLVSLAVAFIVALLKTEFSFIEIFDENGFAGAVRLFKGLLDPNWAVLPRAVLNIVETIFMAFLATSLAIPVAFVLSFLCAKNIMKGPWAQSVYFVLRTMLNITRSIEALIWAIIFSVWVGIGPFAGMLALMVHSVASLAKQYSEMVEAVEEGPIEAIESTGANKLQTIWYAIVPQVLLPYISFTVYRWDINVRMATIIGLVGGGGIGTMLVQYQGQAMWREVGCIIAVIAVVVWALDLASAHIREALK is encoded by the coding sequence ATGATTTTTCGAAGAACGATCTTTGACGGAATTCTCTTTGCCTTTTTACTGGCAGTTCTTGCGGTGGCACTTTTTGTGTCTTCGGAAGAGCAGCTTTTGAATTTACAACTCGTCAGTTTAATTTCTGTCGCCTTCTTTGCGGTGGGCTGCGGAATCAGTGTTCTTCTTCGTAAGAATAAAGTCACGACGTTAGGGGATGTTCTCTTTAAAACGGCGGCTCCTACTTTAGCTGACAAAGCATGGTATCGTCGTTTTTGGGGTTGGCAGCTTCTTGTGAGTCTTGCGGTTGCATTTATTGTTGCCCTTCTTAAAACAGAGTTTTCGTTTATCGAAATTTTTGACGAGAACGGGTTTGCCGGAGCGGTGCGGTTATTTAAAGGCTTGCTTGATCCGAACTGGGCTGTGTTGCCTCGTGCAGTTTTAAATATCGTCGAGACGATTTTTATGGCGTTCTTGGCAACAAGCTTAGCGATTCCAGTGGCCTTTGTTTTAAGTTTTCTTTGTGCAAAAAACATCATGAAAGGTCCCTGGGCTCAAAGCGTGTACTTCGTGCTGCGAACAATGCTAAATATCACACGCTCCATTGAAGCTTTGATTTGGGCCATCATCTTTTCCGTGTGGGTGGGAATCGGTCCTTTCGCGGGAATGTTAGCCCTCATGGTTCACTCTGTAGCTTCATTGGCGAAGCAATATTCTGAAATGGTTGAAGCTGTTGAAGAAGGTCCCATCGAAGCCATTGAGTCAACAGGCGCTAATAAACTCCAAACAATTTGGTATGCGATTGTTCCTCAGGTGCTTTTGCCTTATATTTCATTTACGGTGTATCGCTGGGATATCAATGTGCGAATGGCGACGATCATCGGTCTTGTCGGTGGCGGCGGTATCGGAACGATGCTGGTGCAGTATCAAGGACAGGCGATGTGGCGTGAAGTAGGTTGCATCATCGCAGTGATTGCCGTTGTCGTGTGGGCTTTGGATCTTGCCTCAGCTCATATCCGTGAAGCTTTAAAATAG
- the phnC gene encoding phosphonate ABC transporter ATP-binding protein, with the protein MGTPLLSVRNLVKTYPGGVTALKNVTLDVQQGEFLVVIGLSGSGKSTLLRCLNRLQEPTSGQILFEGRDIGSLQKAQDIRSLRKKMGMIFQHFNLIPRQSVLKNVLMGRLSEKSTWQSLLGIFSEAEKQEALKNLKLVGIGDKALVRADQLSGGQKQRVAIARALTQNPILLLADEPVSSLDPATCHVVMDYLRKINQELGITVIVNLHFLSLVRQYATRVVALKDGELVFTGKPEEITEEWFQRIYGEGAHDFSKNDL; encoded by the coding sequence GTGGGCACTCCGCTTTTAAGCGTGCGCAATTTAGTAAAAACTTATCCCGGCGGAGTGACGGCTTTAAAAAATGTCACTCTGGATGTACAGCAAGGAGAATTTCTTGTTGTCATTGGTTTAAGTGGTTCAGGTAAGTCAACGCTGCTTCGCTGTTTGAATCGACTGCAAGAGCCGACCTCGGGACAAATTCTTTTTGAGGGACGAGATATCGGTTCCTTGCAAAAAGCTCAGGACATTCGCTCTTTAAGAAAAAAGATGGGAATGATTTTTCAGCATTTCAATTTGATTCCGCGACAAAGTGTTTTAAAAAACGTGTTAATGGGACGTCTTTCTGAAAAATCCACGTGGCAAAGTTTGCTGGGAATTTTTTCTGAGGCAGAAAAGCAGGAAGCACTTAAAAATCTTAAACTTGTGGGTATTGGCGATAAGGCTTTGGTGCGCGCCGATCAGCTTTCTGGCGGACAAAAGCAACGCGTGGCCATCGCCAGAGCTTTGACACAAAATCCGATTTTACTTTTGGCGGATGAGCCGGTTTCGTCCTTGGATCCGGCGACTTGTCACGTGGTGATGGATTATCTTCGAAAAATCAATCAAGAGTTGGGGATCACGGTGATCGTGAATCTGCACTTTCTTTCTTTAGTGAGACAGTACGCAACTCGCGTGGTGGCATTAAAAGACGGGGAGCTGGTCTTTACCGGAAAACCTGAAGAGATCACCGAAGAATGGTTTCAACGAATTTACGGCGAAGGTGCCCATGATTTTTCGAAGAACGATCTTTGA
- a CDS encoding phosphate/phosphite/phosphonate ABC transporter substrate-binding protein: MKRLLSTMVLIGLFAVTGCQFKKDALGTEKNPIKFHLVPAVDAKVLTDNAKVLKEYLEKNTPYKYEITIPQSFVAVVEAFGTKRADVAAINTYGYYLAHKQYGAEARLTVIRYGSATYQSQFLARADSKIKTLRDLAGKKIAFVDPASTSGYLLPLKTLKDLKIEPKDIVFAMKHDSVVTMIYQRQVDAGATYYSPPQNGQIEDARRLVKTQYPDVEQKVKIIELSEPIPNDPIAFRKDMPEEMKEKIVDTLLQFAATDEGKKAIDLMLGATNFKKASDSDYDTVREMLRTLAPEGK, from the coding sequence ATGAAACGACTTCTCTCAACGATGGTCCTGATCGGCCTGTTTGCAGTGACAGGTTGTCAGTTTAAAAAAGATGCTCTTGGGACTGAGAAAAATCCCATTAAATTTCATCTTGTCCCTGCTGTTGATGCAAAGGTTCTCACGGACAATGCTAAAGTTCTTAAAGAATATTTAGAAAAAAACACGCCGTACAAATACGAAATCACAATTCCTCAATCGTTTGTCGCTGTCGTTGAAGCGTTCGGTACAAAAAGGGCCGACGTGGCTGCCATTAACACTTACGGATACTACCTTGCGCACAAACAATACGGTGCCGAAGCTCGTTTAACCGTCATTCGCTATGGCTCTGCCACTTATCAATCTCAATTCCTGGCGCGAGCGGATAGTAAAATCAAAACGCTAAGGGATCTTGCGGGAAAGAAAATTGCCTTTGTCGATCCGGCATCCACGTCGGGTTATCTCTTACCTTTAAAAACTTTGAAAGATCTTAAGATTGAACCTAAGGACATTGTGTTTGCAATGAAGCACGACTCTGTGGTGACGATGATTTATCAACGGCAGGTCGATGCAGGTGCGACTTACTACAGTCCTCCGCAGAATGGTCAGATCGAAGATGCGCGCCGTTTAGTAAAAACGCAATACCCTGATGTAGAACAAAAAGTAAAAATCATCGAATTGTCAGAACCCATCCCTAATGATCCGATTGCTTTCCGCAAAGATATGCCGGAAGAAATGAAAGAAAAAATCGTCGACACTCTTTTGCAGTTTGCCGCGACAGACGAAGGTAAAAAAGCTATTGACCTGATGTTGGGAGCGACGAATTTTAAGAAAGCCTCTGACAGTGATTATGACACCGTTCGCGAGATGTTAAGAACGTTGGCGCCAGAAGGGAAGTAA
- a CDS encoding HAD family hydrolase: MLSQILVNIQDLTKQGKKSLVVFDLDSTLFDVSPRVERILLDFAAAPINQKRFPEQVALFNKIKTMRTDWGIQNALQRAGLDGHHPEFQEAVREYWQKHFFSNHYLQFDNPYEGAIEFVQAVDRAKAEIVYLTGRDVERMGTGSVEILHQWGFPLHERAKLVLKPHRSMDDAQFKTDYFVEAEKKDYAKIYFFENEPVNLHHLMQFCPHVEMIFFESTHAGKAEPPEDLPRIMNFLLSQKES; this comes from the coding sequence ATGTTAAGTCAGATTCTTGTTAATATTCAGGACCTCACAAAACAAGGTAAAAAGAGCCTTGTGGTCTTTGATTTGGACTCCACTCTTTTTGATGTCAGTCCTCGCGTAGAACGAATTCTTCTCGACTTCGCCGCCGCCCCCATCAACCAAAAACGCTTTCCTGAACAGGTCGCTCTTTTTAATAAAATCAAAACTATGCGCACGGATTGGGGCATTCAAAATGCTTTGCAAAGAGCTGGACTTGATGGCCATCATCCTGAGTTTCAAGAAGCTGTTCGCGAGTATTGGCAAAAACATTTCTTCTCAAACCATTATCTTCAATTCGACAACCCCTACGAGGGCGCGATTGAGTTTGTTCAAGCCGTAGATCGAGCGAAGGCTGAGATCGTGTATCTCACGGGTCGCGACGTGGAAAGAATGGGAACTGGGTCCGTCGAGATTTTACATCAATGGGGATTTCCTCTTCATGAGCGTGCAAAACTGGTTTTAAAACCGCATCGAAGTATGGATGATGCCCAATTCAAAACCGATTATTTTGTCGAAGCCGAAAAGAAAGACTACGCCAAAATTTATTTCTTTGAAAATGAACCGGTGAATTTACACCATCTTATGCAGTTCTGCCCTCACGTTGAAATGATTTTCTTTGAAAGCACTCATGCAGGAAAAGCAGAACCACCCGAGGACCTTCCTCGTATTATGAACTTTCTGCTTTCGCAAAAGGAATCCTAA
- a CDS encoding SAM-dependent methyltransferase, whose amino-acid sequence MLYLVATPIGDTTEITLRALEILKSCDVVICESTKEASKLLRAHGITGKTYEVLDEHSTPDDKAALVPLCAEKNVALVTDCGTPGFCDPGADLVRLCRQKNVPVKSALGASALMGLLSLSGQRLDEFVFRGFLPAETESRAKALKELTKEKRAIIVMDTPYRLKKTLNDMKEHFSHRKFLLTLNLSQEDEAVLEGSIDKLISGLRFDKAEFMLLIYPA is encoded by the coding sequence ATGCTTTATCTGGTTGCGACCCCTATCGGCGACACAACGGAAATCACATTGCGTGCGTTAGAAATTTTAAAATCTTGTGATGTTGTGATCTGCGAAAGCACCAAGGAAGCTTCAAAACTTTTGCGCGCTCATGGGATCACAGGAAAGACTTACGAAGTTTTAGATGAACATTCCACACCTGACGACAAAGCGGCTTTGGTTCCTTTGTGTGCGGAAAAGAATGTGGCTTTAGTGACGGACTGTGGAACTCCGGGGTTTTGTGATCCAGGAGCTGATCTTGTTAGACTCTGCCGCCAAAAGAACGTTCCTGTAAAATCAGCTTTGGGCGCTTCTGCCTTGATGGGACTTCTTTCCTTAAGCGGCCAGCGTTTAGATGAGTTTGTCTTCCGCGGATTTTTACCTGCAGAAACAGAATCCCGCGCCAAGGCTTTAAAAGAACTTACCAAAGAAAAACGCGCTATTATCGTGATGGATACTCCCTATCGTTTGAAGAAGACTCTCAACGATATGAAAGAGCATTTCTCACACAGAAAATTTTTATTAACTTTAAATCTGTCTCAAGAAGATGAAGCCGTTCTTGAAGGGTCTATCGATAAACTTATTTCCGGACTTCGTTTCGATAAAGCGGAGTTCATGCTTCTTATTTATCCCGCATAA
- the hrpB gene encoding ATP-dependent helicase HrpB, which yields MSNLISLPIDDFTPAIEEQLKKGTNLVITAAPGAGKTTRLPPALLKVTAKKVIVLEPRRMAAIAAAHRIAEEQGWQVGREVGYQVRFANKTSPETRLIFMTEALLARQMIQDPELSDVDLVILDEFHERSMHVDLALGLLRELQELGRDIKILVMSATLEAEKIADYLGHCPVVSVPGKLFELDVRYQKGSQLLQTLPSFYETLLQTIKEAQAQTDKDILIFLPGVGEIDRAQNTLQGWADSRNIEIVPLHGSLNLEDQRKALQKSARQRIILSTNIAESSVTLDGVNTVIDSGLAKNMKQDHRTGFSRLELGRISLSSAIQRAGRAARQFPGVCYRLWNKMDELSFNKSDIAEIQRIDLTESLLFLSAQGVTDFEAFSWFEKPPAVALQNAVRFLRIAGAISNENKITDLGKKILHFPLPVRLAKLMLVGMEMGTTELASEMAALLQERDILKREAVANFIGDQFENDLAARLEVLHHFRRDKKAPREASFYSLQTVDQSARQIADLAKKLGPQTAPSNEDSLTLTKKILLKAYADRLCRRRGKSERALMVGGRGVKLQTESLVKTSEFFVALNGVEGSSDAETIVSLACGFDKDFILQNFKEKIEKTRDVTFIEEKGQFFTREYRSLHGLPLDEPTLTPASSEEIAEKLPQILSDKFDLVLKANEKLAHWWTRFEFLERQEPQNLDLEALKLEALTQASLGEKKMQTVMEKDLVFFFENVFPSDVVKTLKKEIPEKIEVPSGSKIPVIYPSDKNPYLEVRIQEVFGMMETPKVYFGKIPVTLHLLGPNFRPVQVTSSLESFWKNGYPEIRKELRIKYPKHQWPEDPADGVPEAKGRRRN from the coding sequence ATGTCGAATTTGATCTCGCTTCCCATTGATGACTTCACTCCTGCGATTGAGGAACAACTCAAAAAGGGAACGAATCTTGTTATCACGGCAGCACCGGGTGCGGGTAAAACAACAAGACTTCCCCCCGCCCTTCTAAAAGTAACGGCTAAAAAAGTCATCGTGCTTGAACCGCGCAGAATGGCGGCTATCGCCGCCGCCCATCGCATCGCTGAAGAACAAGGTTGGCAAGTCGGTCGCGAAGTCGGTTACCAAGTTCGTTTTGCAAATAAAACTTCACCAGAGACCCGTCTGATTTTTATGACGGAAGCCTTATTAGCAAGACAGATGATTCAAGACCCTGAACTTTCCGACGTGGATCTTGTGATTCTGGATGAGTTTCATGAAAGATCCATGCACGTTGATTTGGCGCTGGGACTTTTACGGGAACTGCAGGAGCTTGGCCGGGATATTAAAATTCTTGTGATGTCAGCCACACTCGAAGCGGAAAAGATCGCCGACTATCTTGGACACTGTCCCGTCGTGAGCGTACCCGGAAAGTTATTCGAATTGGATGTGCGATATCAAAAAGGTTCCCAGCTTCTCCAAACGCTGCCGTCTTTTTACGAAACCCTTTTGCAAACGATAAAAGAAGCTCAAGCACAAACAGACAAAGATATTTTGATCTTTCTTCCCGGCGTTGGTGAAATTGATCGCGCGCAAAATACGTTGCAAGGATGGGCCGACAGTAGAAATATCGAGATCGTGCCATTGCATGGCTCTTTAAATCTGGAAGATCAAAGAAAAGCCCTGCAAAAATCCGCACGACAAAGAATTATTCTTTCGACCAATATCGCTGAATCCTCGGTAACCTTAGATGGTGTGAACACGGTTATCGATTCGGGTCTTGCAAAAAATATGAAGCAAGATCACCGCACAGGATTTTCTCGCCTGGAACTAGGCCGTATCAGTTTATCAAGCGCGATTCAAAGAGCGGGCCGAGCCGCACGTCAGTTTCCGGGTGTTTGCTATCGCCTGTGGAATAAAATGGATGAGCTGTCATTCAATAAAAGCGACATCGCTGAAATTCAAAGAATTGATCTTACCGAAAGTTTGCTGTTCTTAAGCGCTCAAGGTGTCACAGACTTTGAAGCCTTTAGCTGGTTTGAAAAACCTCCGGCAGTGGCTTTGCAAAATGCTGTTCGCTTCTTAAGAATTGCGGGAGCAATTAGCAACGAAAATAAAATCACCGATCTTGGCAAAAAGATTCTCCACTTCCCTCTCCCCGTACGCCTGGCAAAGCTTATGCTTGTGGGAATGGAAATGGGAACCACCGAGCTTGCCTCAGAGATGGCAGCTCTTCTGCAAGAACGAGATATTCTCAAGCGCGAAGCCGTGGCCAATTTTATTGGCGATCAGTTTGAAAATGATCTAGCGGCACGCCTTGAAGTGCTCCATCACTTCCGTCGCGATAAAAAAGCGCCAAGAGAAGCCTCTTTTTACTCTCTGCAAACCGTAGATCAGTCTGCAAGACAAATCGCCGACCTTGCGAAAAAACTAGGACCGCAAACGGCACCTTCCAACGAAGATTCTTTGACCCTTACAAAAAAGATCCTACTTAAAGCCTATGCCGACCGTCTGTGCCGTCGTCGCGGAAAATCGGAACGCGCTTTGATGGTGGGCGGTCGCGGTGTGAAACTGCAAACCGAAAGCCTGGTGAAAACGTCGGAATTCTTTGTTGCACTTAACGGCGTCGAAGGAAGTTCCGACGCAGAAACAATCGTGAGTTTGGCTTGCGGTTTTGATAAAGATTTTATTTTGCAAAACTTTAAAGAGAAAATCGAAAAAACTCGCGACGTCACATTCATTGAGGAAAAAGGACAGTTTTTCACACGCGAATATCGCTCTTTGCATGGACTTCCTTTGGATGAACCCACACTGACTCCAGCTTCGAGCGAAGAAATTGCTGAAAAACTTCCACAGATTTTGAGCGATAAATTTGATCTTGTCTTAAAGGCCAATGAAAAACTTGCTCATTGGTGGACTCGTTTTGAATTTTTAGAACGCCAAGAGCCGCAGAACTTAGATCTTGAAGCTTTGAAACTAGAGGCTCTTACGCAAGCGTCATTAGGCGAAAAGAAAATGCAAACGGTGATGGAAAAAGATTTGGTCTTTTTCTTTGAAAACGTTTTTCCAAGTGATGTTGTTAAAACACTAAAAAAAGAAATTCCCGAGAAAATCGAAGTTCCCAGCGGCAGTAAAATCCCCGTCATCTACCCTTCTGATAAAAATCCCTACCTGGAAGTTCGCATCCAGGAAGTTTTCGGCATGATGGAAACTCCCAAAGTTTATTTTGGAAAAATCCCCGTGACTCTGCATCTTTTGGGACCGAATTTCCGTCCGGTGCAAGTGACCTCAAGCTTAGAAAGTTTTTGGAAGAACGGTTATCCTGAGATTCGCAAAGAATTGCGAATCAAGTATCCGAAGCATCAGTGGCCCGAAGATCCAGCAGATGGAGTTCCCGAAGCCAAAGGCCGCCGTAGAAATTAG
- a CDS encoding TIGR02147 family protein, whose amino-acid sequence MVENHSSLSIFLQDVLETRRLRNPKYSMRAFARDLGLSPGRLSDLLSGRRLPGKELRSRIVNALKMSEDESKQFLNLIEKQKLLVDEKGDAHQLSEDEFALIADWENYAVMMLMGTHDFRSHEPWMAERLGISESRIRKALERLHRLNLIKLEKGLWERTHHRVTTTHDVPSQILRESHRQILEQAIASLMQDDPAIRDITSITIPSDPEKIPEAKKIIRDFRRKMTRLLTEGRSTEVYNLNIQLVPVTKVRT is encoded by the coding sequence ATGGTCGAAAATCATTCGTCACTTTCTATTTTTCTTCAAGACGTTCTCGAGACGCGCCGTTTGCGTAATCCCAAATATTCTATGCGCGCTTTTGCCAGGGACTTAGGACTTTCCCCGGGACGTCTTTCTGATCTTCTTTCGGGCAGGCGTTTACCGGGTAAAGAACTGCGAAGTCGAATCGTCAATGCCCTCAAAATGTCCGAAGACGAATCAAAACAGTTTCTCAATCTGATTGAAAAACAAAAACTTTTGGTCGACGAAAAAGGGGACGCTCACCAACTGAGTGAAGACGAATTTGCTTTGATCGCGGATTGGGAAAATTACGCGGTCATGATGCTCATGGGAACTCATGATTTTAGATCTCACGAGCCGTGGATGGCAGAGCGTTTGGGAATCTCTGAATCGCGAATTCGCAAGGCTTTGGAGCGTTTGCATAGACTGAATTTAATTAAACTTGAAAAAGGATTGTGGGAAAGAACCCATCACCGCGTTACTACGACGCACGACGTGCCTTCACAGATTCTGCGGGAATCGCACAGGCAGATTTTAGAGCAGGCCATTGCGTCTTTAATGCAAGATGATCCGGCTATCCGCGATATTACATCTATTACGATCCCTTCCGACCCTGAAAAAATCCCGGAGGCGAAAAAAATCATCCGCGACTTCAGAAGAAAGATGACAAGGCTTCTTACCGAAGGTAGGTCTACGGAAGTTTATAATTTAAACATTCAATTGGTTCCGGTTACCAAGGTGAGGACGTAG
- the rpsD gene encoding 30S ribosomal protein S4 has translation MKRKGKTARFKRQRRLLTELPGMGKAGALERRPYPPGQHGLQRRKYSEFALQLEEKQKLRFHYGIREEQFRRMIVKAKKSAATNWVEALVNLLEKRLDNVVFRLGFATSISAAKQLVSHGKVLVNGKKVNIASQIIRVGDKITLKPEAYENQVYMQAKQTPRLPLPTFMMKEEIGGKEEGRLTDEPNLEAVPFAFEPGLVIGYYSMRG, from the coding sequence ATGAAAAGAAAAGGCAAGACAGCGCGATTTAAAAGACAAAGACGACTTCTCACGGAACTTCCCGGTATGGGAAAAGCGGGTGCGTTGGAAAGACGCCCTTATCCTCCGGGTCAGCACGGCTTACAGCGCCGTAAGTATTCCGAATTCGCATTGCAATTGGAAGAAAAACAAAAACTTCGCTTCCACTATGGAATTCGCGAAGAGCAGTTTCGCCGCATGATTGTGAAAGCAAAAAAATCCGCTGCAACAAACTGGGTAGAAGCATTAGTCAACCTTTTGGAAAAACGTTTGGACAATGTTGTGTTTCGCTTGGGATTTGCTACGAGTATTTCCGCCGCAAAACAATTGGTGTCGCATGGAAAAGTTTTGGTGAACGGAAAGAAAGTAAACATCGCATCGCAAATCATTCGCGTGGGTGACAAGATCACTTTAAAACCGGAAGCCTACGAAAACCAAGTCTACATGCAGGCCAAACAAACTCCACGTTTGCCTTTGCCGACATTCATGATGAAAGAAGAAATCGGCGGTAAAGAAGAAGGTCGTTTGACGGATGAGCCGAATTTAGAAGCCGTGCCGTTTGCCTTCGAACCGGGACTTGTTATCGGTTACTACTCAATGAGGGGCTAA
- a CDS encoding Mpo1 family 2-hydroxy fatty acid dioxygenase produces MKTLEQWFAEYGESHQHPTNQWIHKICVPLIFFSIVGLLILIPYSLGPLRVGEILIAIALGWYFTLGPKPFVVMLAQLAICYVLFYALRQVADPLVPLIVIFVLAWIGQFYGHKVEGKKPSFFKDLQYLLVGPLWVVKFLFKGRF; encoded by the coding sequence ATGAAAACACTGGAGCAATGGTTTGCAGAATATGGTGAAAGCCATCAGCATCCCACAAATCAGTGGATTCATAAGATTTGCGTGCCTCTGATTTTCTTTTCCATCGTCGGTCTTTTGATTTTAATTCCGTACAGTTTGGGACCTTTGCGTGTCGGTGAAATCCTGATTGCCATCGCTTTAGGGTGGTATTTTACTTTGGGACCCAAGCCTTTCGTCGTGATGTTGGCACAATTGGCGATATGTTATGTCCTTTTTTATGCACTCCGCCAAGTGGCAGATCCACTAGTTCCGCTCATCGTTATATTTGTTCTGGCCTGGATCGGGCAGTTTTATGGGCACAAGGTTGAAGGGAAAAAGCCTTCATTTTTCAAAGACTTACAGTATCTGCTCGTCGGACCCTTGTGGGTCGTGAAGTTCCTATTTAAAGGCCGATTTTGA
- the epsC gene encoding serine O-acetyltransferase EpsC, with translation MIDRILELLRTYKNYDPAAKSLIEIAVLYPGPKALFCHRIAHALYKNHWYFLARLVAEISRLLTGIELHPGATVGKRLVIDHGMGVVIGETAVIGDDCIIFHGVTLGGLKFDPVKRHPTVGNKVLIGTGAKVLGPITVGDGAMIGANAVVVRDVPPGATMVGPLAVQK, from the coding sequence ATGATTGATCGTATCCTGGAACTTCTGCGCACTTATAAAAACTATGACCCGGCGGCGAAATCTTTAATCGAGATCGCTGTTTTGTATCCAGGACCGAAGGCTTTGTTCTGTCATAGAATCGCGCATGCTCTTTATAAAAATCATTGGTATTTCCTCGCGCGATTGGTGGCAGAAATCTCTCGTTTGCTCACGGGCATTGAACTTCATCCAGGCGCCACTGTGGGAAAACGTCTCGTAATTGATCACGGCATGGGTGTGGTGATTGGTGAAACTGCGGTCATCGGTGATGATTGTATTATCTTTCACGGTGTGACTTTGGGCGGACTCAAATTTGATCCGGTGAAACGTCATCCCACTGTAGGCAATAAAGTTTTGATTGGAACGGGTGCGAAAGTTCTAGGTCCGATCACAGTCGGTGACGGTGCGATGATTGGTGCCAATGCCGTTGTCGTCAGAGACGTCCCACCAGGTGCAACGATGGTGGGACCGCTAGCCGTGCAAAAATAA